ACTTAACGTAGCCACCGTGGCATCTAGAGAAGTACCTGTCACAACACTTTTGGAGTGTTTGCGTGGATTACTTCAAGATTGGACATACACTAATAGGAAACTAGCTCAAAAAACAATGACAAGATTGACACTTGTTGCAGAACAAGCACTCACCAACAACTTTGTATACTCTTTGAGATTAATTGTAAAAAtgatcaattttttttagtttttttttcaattatttctgCCAATCATTATTGTTGCTATTGTGTTGCTCCAATGTTCCCACCATACCTATACAACATATAATACAGGTAAAGCCAGCAAATGAATATTTGTTTGAGGTATTTAAAGAAGATAAGTCATGGATTATAAATCTTAAAGAACGAATTCGCACTTGCAATAGATTTCAGAAGGATGAAATGTCATGTAGTCATGCTCTTGCTGTGATGAAGGAGATGAACATAGACCCCTACGATTATTGTTCACATTACTATACAACAAAAGTATGGTTAGAAACATATGATGCAACTGTGTATTCAGTAGGGAAACAACATCATTGGGAATTACCAGACTTTTTCAAAGACATCATAGTGTTGCCTTCATTTGAAAGAGTGAAGGCTGTAAGaccaaagaaaaaaagaattatAGCTGCTTAGGAAACTAAAAAGAAGAACAAGTGCAGCAAGTGTGGACAAAGAGGTCATAATTGGAAGACATGTCGAACCCGACCACCAAGAGGTTGAGAATAATAACATAGCAACACAAAAAAAGATGCTAGTTTATCAAATCACCTAAATAAATAACATTGGTttcaatttttttagtttaaacGCTTAACATTGGATGGAAATTTATTAATTCTTGTTGCTCCCTTGTTTTAAAatgaaatgttttttttattgtcTTTATAGATTTTGGGATATATGCATCATACTGATATTAAGTCATAATTATTGATGACCAGTTATTCTTTTTAAAACATAATTGCTTATATTATGATGATGTTGTTGTCTTGTTGCTATATAGAAACTAGACAATTGTCTAGAAAactgaaattacataaaaaagAAACAATAAAAAACAATGTTTGAAGTTATTCTATTGTTGCTAAAGAGTTATTACAAAGCTGccgaaaaaaaaaaacacaatcatGAATCCTTCAAACGCAGCTTTTTGCACTTTCTTCCAACTTTTTGCTAACTTTTTTAGGAAACTTCTTTCAAAGTTCAGGTTGACTAGCAATGTTCTCTATCTGCTTCATTTTTCCATAAGAATAAAGAAGAATAGACAATCTAGAATGGTGATCTTCAACTGAAAAATCACTTGATGGAATTTCCTTGCAATCATTGCTACAaaaatcaacatatagacactATTTAATGGATTGGTAAAATGTAAACaagcattaaaaatattaaatagaaCAAATAAAAAAGCATAGGACATTACTTACTTGCCCTCTTGTTGAGGCAATCCATCAACACTAACAACAGAAAAATGAGCCTTGTAATAAATAGAAATTGCACTAGGGTCCTTTCTAATATTGTGAAAATTCAGCAACACAAAAAACAATGGCAGTAAGATAGAATATGGCTCCATAGCTGCCATAGATGCAGCTTCATACCTCCCAGAATTCAATCAGTTATACATGTTAAGAATCCTTTCCCTTATATTCAAATGTCCTAGAATCCAATGGCTCTCCTTCGTCATATTGATTGGAAACAAAGCATGGTCACACTCAATCCATGGTTTACCACACATAAGCTTTGTACCTTTAATAAACTGAGCAACTGAATGCCTAAGGTTAAGAACTGATGCATCCCAATTCTTTTGCAAAAATTTCTCATAAAGAGAAGATATGCTATCACTAAAAATGAAGTTCGCCTTAGGAGAAGTTGAATGATTCTTTTGTAGTGAAGTTCGCCTTGGGAGAAGCTGAATACTTCCCCTTCTTCCTTAAGTAATAGAATATGACATCAATAGGCTAAAAACAAcatgaaagaaaaacaaaataaattctCATAAACCACATCATTACAACATAAGTGCAACACCATACCAACattagaaaaaaatacaaaaattatatataagaaCAAAAAAAAACTCACTGAGTGTTAGACATTCTCCACAATGAGAGAGTGTGCGGAACCACACCTTATCATTCACTGtatcaactccaaagtcaaaggCATGCTTAAATGTATTCTTACCCTTCAAATAAACATTATTTTTcctgaaataaagaaaaaacatattaaaaataaaaagaacaatttcaaataaaaaaacacGAATAACATTCTTCGCTCTTTTATTTTGACCATCAAGAAGCCAAAGATAAAATTCCTTCTCATGCTCCTTATTAGGGACCTCTCCAATGTTGTCATCCAGCGGAAACAACCCTTCTACATAAGTCACCATCTGAAATATTTCACCTTCTTcaccaaaaccaaaaccagaagACATAAAATCTTGCTGAAATGGAGATTTCAAAGCTAGTCCATGCTTCATAATTCTCTTCTCTATAATATTACTATCCTTAACCTCAACAACACTACCATAAATAATAGCATTAGACTTTTGCCCTTGTACAACACCAAGTCCCTCCCGACCTAATTGATCACCAATGATCATGCTTTCAACAACTGCAGAGGAACTGTGAAGAATCTGTAATACAACAATGGATTGAAAAATGTTTGGAATGATACCAAACATATATAACAACATGTCAACAATAAAACACCAACAAATAAACAACAACCCAAACCTTCATTTTTGAAACAACCCCTAGTCCAGACACATTTTCTTCAATTTAAAGCTGACTTAACCGATTGAAAAACGcatcaaaatatttttcactggcagccttcaaaaataaaaataaaaagtgaataatggaataaaataaatatttttaaaaataaaataaaaataaacaaattaccTTGTCCGAAACAATATCTTTTTCATCAATAACATCCTTAGACACAACAATATCGTTTTCAGCTATGTCTTCCTTAGACAAAACAACTGCATTATCTCCAAAATCCATAGATTTTATAAGCATCAAGTTCACACTCCTTCATAGGTTTCACAACATCATATACATTTGCTACAACATCATCCACCTGTAAAAACAACAACAGAAAAACACATTTACTGAATTTGGTCATTTTAGTAACAAAATTGCAACACTACAACATTAATAAAACAATAAtagtgaaaaaaataaaaagaaaattgtacacacttaaaatatataataacaataacaatgaaTATATAACTTTATGAAGAAAAAAGTTGACAATAACAATGAACAAAACATAAAATATCCattgaaaatataaaatgattACAACCATACAATGATAATTATCCAAAAAAGTGGATATGCATCAAACAACATAAATACATTAAAGCAAGAACAGGACAATAACTAAACCTGTTTTTAgtccaaaaaaaacaaaaaacaatgttaaaaaaaactacatttaacaaaataacaaaaaactaAAGTTTCAAACATAAtaacaaaaacaataaataaatctTCATTTTGATGCCATGAGTGGACTGAAGTCGGCTATGTAGATACCTTCTGTTCTGTGTCACTCTCAGTGTCTTCACTATCAATCTCATCATCATCTTCTCCACTAATCTCATTTTGCTTTCCTTTAATATCTACACCAAGAATTTCCTTCTTCCCCCTTGTCCTCGCCTTCATCTTTCCCagcatcctcttcttcttcctcgttAACCTCTTCTTCATTTTCATTACTCTTCTCATAATCATTGTCACTCcctttatcatcatcatcataatcaCTCTTCCCCTacatttaaaaacaaaaacattaaaCAACAAACATATATGCAAAACCCAGGATTGTAACATAACCAGAACAATAACATAACAACATCTAAACAACACTACCTTATTAAATGCATCCACAAAGATAGTATCGAACTTCTCCTGCATAGTAGACAACAGAGCAATAACAACAATAAATTGAGACTTCACATACTCCTTCAAATCC
The Humulus lupulus chromosome 6, drHumLupu1.1, whole genome shotgun sequence DNA segment above includes these coding regions:
- the LOC133785050 gene encoding uncharacterized protein LOC133785050, whose translation is MTSNIDESLNVATVASREVPVTTLLECLRGLLQDWTYTNRKLAQKTMTRLTLVAEQALTNNFVYSLRLIVKPANEYLFEVFKEDKSWIINLKERIRTCNRFQKDEMSCSHALAVMKEMNIDPYDYCSHYYTTKVWLETYDATVYSVGKQHHWELPDFFKDIIVLPSFERVKAVRPKKKRIIAA